From the Nematostella vectensis chromosome 7, jaNemVect1.1, whole genome shotgun sequence genome, the window ACCTTGACTTCCGGTCACCAGTAATTTAATGATGACGTTATTCGTCACGTGATCTCAAGCCTCAACTACCTTGACTTCCGGTCACCAGTTATTTAATGATGACGTTATTCGTCACGTGATCTCAAGCCTCAACTACCTTGACTTACGGTCACCAGTAATTTAATGATGACGTTAAATGTCAACTTATTCTTCACATTACTTCTAGCCTCAATTACCTTGACTTCCGGTCACGTGATCGAGCACCAGTACTTTAATGATGACATCAATGTGAACCTGTTCACGTGACCTTCAGCCTGATCTACCTTGACAGCCAGTATCTTATTGACGACGTCACACATGTCCACGCGAGCTTCAGCTCGAACCCTATGCTAATCACGTTGAGAAGAATCAGGACCTAAATAATGACGTCACACGTATACAGATCACAACACGCACACTTTACTTTGAGAATTTTCTTGCTATGTGGATTTGTTGAAATGACCAaatgttaataaaaaaacactgttATAAGAATTTGAAGAAAGTATCAATTGCGCGAAAATATTCCCGTTCAACACGATCTGGTCACCTTAAAGACAACGCTTTTATGTGTTTGCTTTTCAGTAATTTGACGACTAGAAAGAGCATAGTGATAGGTACATTTTGtccattgttatttttttcttataccTTGGCTTTTACAATCACAATTGTTTCTTTACGGTACGATGTCTCAACAGTAAAAGAGGCTAAGTGACAATGACATTACCATAGTTAAAGTAATACAGTGAGTCTAGTAGACAATCAAGACAGAAACGGCAGAAACCATTTATTTAATCTGAGGTTTTAGGAGTCACCCAGAGCTAAGCCCTGGAAAACCTAAAATGCAATGATACGCACACATCCTCGTATAAAACTATAGAAATCAAGTCGTCTTGTctataaaatgcaataaataTATGTGAGAAGGCAGACAGATGCCTATATCCACCCTGATTTTATAACTTCCTGGTCAAGTTTTACTTCTACTGACTGCAATACCTGAGGTTACAAGTCGGGGGATTTGGAAATTCATAAACAAAAAATCTATCCCCACAGTTTTTTATCCTTATTTGTATTTCATAGTGGCAACAATTGCTATTCCAATGGAAACACACTTTGCGCGAGACGACGCCATCAGCTACGGAAGGATGATAAGCGTTTAGCCAACCAGGAGCCGCGGTATTACATATATTCTTTTGGGGACATGACGTCGCGATTCTAGTTCCAGCAGCACCAGAGAAGCGGTACCACTTCTTGCCCAGTCCGCTGTCGCATAATTGCTGTGGGCTGGCTCGATAAATATTGCGGCTAGCGTCCGTTAGTGTAGCATAAGTGTAGCACTCGTCCATTTCTACAACGGGATCGTATagaaaatcaaattattttgatttattcATTCCGGTGCATGCAGACAATACTACCGGTACACGCCCGTAGTGCATTTCATATGAGTTCATATGAGCAATGTTAGAATGAAACACGAAATAAACTATTGAATGACAACACAGCCTTTAACACGTGTATACCACGATTGATTATATACTTTGTTCGCCTACAAGCCGGCTCTCTCAGAAATTCATGTTTTTGGGGtgtcgggattcctgtggcgagCAAAAAATCGCTCTTGATTTTTTTCGCCAAAGGGATCCTGAATAACGAAAACACACAGGAGGGCTAGCTCGCAGGCTGATACTTTGTGGTATAATGATTTAAATCTAGAACTAGGGtgttatattgttattattgttactTGCAGATGTGATAACTCATTAAAAATGTCCCCACTGACCAGAAGCATCAATTGGCGAATTTAATGGTTGATAAAAGATTCCTAAATCAGTTATATACTAAATATACTGAGGAGAATGCTGAGGACGAGGTTGCATTTGTCAGACTACAACAttgagagggggaggggtgctaggcaagggggggggggggtacaaaGGTGTTATGCTAGAAGTATGACGTAAACAAGCGTTTTCCATtgacaaaaatataaacatttaattCGCCGATTGATACATAAGAACATAAAAGCATGCATTATCTCTTCAAACTTTTATCGGCTCACCCAGTCTTACCAGTCTCACAAGCTCCGCCTGTGTACAGTGGAGCACACACGCACGTGTATGTATTTACGCCATCTACACACGTCCCTCCATTCAAACATGGATTACTGGCGCATTCGTCGATGTTTGGAGAAGAAAACAATATCTTAACTTTCCAAATACGCACATATAAAtattgcaggcccgtacccaggggttTGTGTTCCGTGGAGATAAGGGCAAAAAAAATCCCGTTTTGTTCTTCCGGGGGTGGTCAGTTCTTATCAGAAAGCATTTTTCAAGCCTTTttccgcaaaaaaataataatattcaattgAAAGCAAAATTATATCGCAAGAAAATATATCTTCAGAGAAGGATAAAAATTCGATCGAAAATGTTCCTTGACGTACTCAAAATACTTTTAAATTATATggtacctgtttcacagtttGCTCCTGTGAAGCCAATGTTACAGGTGCATTTGTAGTTACCAAGGCCGTGGTAATGACATGTCCCTCCATGTTGGCATGGGCTGCCTGTGCAGGTCTCTATGACTACACAAAGATGAATGAAATTCAAATAATAGCGAAATAGCCGTTTCTGATGCAGTATGGGTGAGATTGAATGTTACCACCGTTTCTATTtaccctttttttatttatttgatacccatgatgcattgtGGGTTATGAAAGAAGGATTCTTCGAGTGCAaccatatttgaaataggtgtaaattTATACACAAATCAGTGGATCACTTACGCCCTGTGGTTAGATTGCAGTACCCCTGCATCACGGACGACGCGTTAACAAGCCAGTATATACCGCTGAGCCATGTACTGGAGGCTTGCTTTATCTCAGAGCACGATAACGCAGGCATTGCCGAAACAGCTCCGAGAGGAACTAGAATAGTTAATGTCAAAAAGGTAGCATACTTGTGTGTTTTGGCAACGAACTAGAGGAAAACAAGTGATGCCTTacattgtaaataaaaataaccctAGAATGGAATAGTTTATAGGAACCTTTTAAAAGAGTCATTTCAATCTTTCGAATATAAAAGAGGTTCCGTTATGGCTAGAAAAATATGGCGCCTATATAGGGTCCTGGCGCACCCATCCCTCCTTTCCactcagtagcggatctagggcgAGGTTTAGGGGGGTTAACCCCCCTTTGAGCTGCCAAAAAGccatttgtaacaaaaaaataacccatcctccctttgtcactgagccaacccccccccccctttagcgaaaagctagatccgcccctgccaGTGCAGTCCAAATACCACAATAGGCATATGTAAAGAGATGGCGTTTGCTTCACCACTCACACCTACCCAAGACATAATTTTCTAGCTAATGCCATGGAATCTATTTGAGGGACATTTAAGCGAAAATGGAAGAACTACTTACTTTTGAAAGGGTTCTCAAAGTAGACGACGTCACTATCCTGGCGCGCATCTCCCGGTCTGTGAGCGATCGTCCGGTTACTTAGTTGACACGTGTTGCTGCTTATGTAATAATTCAAGCTCTGGCACTTAGGCTCTCTCTTGCAGTGTTGGAAACACTGGTATATATCCATATTTGGCAGGGACGTGAAAAtgtaaccaatcagagacgttCCTTGCGAAGACGTTAGGCATAGGGAGCCGCTAACACTTCGCGGGCTCAGAAATGCAATAACAAAGAAGATTGGGGCGAGCTGAAAAGAATTGACAGCAGCAGAAGATTGAAGATTGCATAACTGGGGCAAGCAAGGGTACCCTGGTCCCAAAGCCTAAAGCGTCTCTCTAttcagtggccagcgaggttgaggTCTCAatctcgctggccactaaataaagagacgcacgaggctctggaaccagggtaaagCAAGGGGGAAATGAAAGAAAAGTTATAGCTTGATCAAAGACATGAGGGataaacatgacatgacgcttttaataagaccattttacatctaagaaggcggaaaatttcttaaaagtgcttagtgagtaatagcaaacaaaacatcaaatgcgTCTTTTTGAAtataaattgatgcgactttttgtaaagtgtcattgaaatttgagcttttcgtccctgagcctatacatagcgcaaggatgatgaAGGATAAAATATCTTCAAAAGCCAAAATCGGGGTATGCGCATtacggcctcacgttatttgtttgtagaaaattgaaattaaGCCGTGAATTTCCCTTTTTGAGATCCTGGTCTGCGCCCAGGCCAGacctttttagtttttttccaCCTGTTTTCATGAACAGTCTAAATGTTAAGAGTTAGTACGTTTAGTATGAGctaaaaatatctttattctGTTAATTGAAGGAAGTCTTAATGgtttttaaattgaaaaattGGATACGAAACTAGAGTTTCCAAATAGCAAGATATTCCTTTCTTATCTATATTCCGCATTCTGGATTTTTCTatcaaatttgtttttaggAAATTGCTAGCTCATATGCATCCCGTTATCCAAAAGAACTAGTTTTACCATTTTTCAGTCAATATCGCAAGAAAATGTTAAaactacaagaaaaaaataaataaaatgacacCATTTTGTCGTTACTGCAGGTGAAGTGTAAACTCACCATCTTAACGTATCAGTATGAAGCCACATAAAAGATGGGAAAAGCTTTAGCTATTCTCTCACAACGACGTGTAAACTCACCATTTAAGTGTATCAGCATGAAGCCACGTAAAAGATGGAAAAAGCTTTAGCTTCTCTCTCCCAACGCTCATTGGGTGCTGCGTCTGAAAAGCTAATCCTTCGATAAACAAAGGGAGTCCCAACTTAATCATATTGATTGTTTTATGGCTCAACTTAGTGTCATGCTAACTAACAGAACAAACAACTTGGCAGGTGTGTTTGGCGAGAGAAGCGTGTCACACAAATATCATACCTGGCAAAATATAAGCTCTCAAGAGATTCGTCAATACAGGACCGCGCAAAGAAAATAGTACTGGAGAAAGTATGCCAAATATTTAGTACAAGCATGAACTTTGGCAAGGTAGTAGATCTtgacattgtaagaaatttgCAATAGGACGCCACGCTTTTTTATCGTATACTTCCAGTGTAATAGGTGTGCATATATTTTACCATGCCCAATTAATGGAACGATACAGACCTTACTAAAAGAAAGCGCTTGCTTTAATATCAATACTTCTTGCCACAGATCTTTTTGGAGTACGATCGAATATCAAACACTTGCACAATACTGTATTTGCAATGATGATGACCGTCATCCCCTGTAAAAACGTCCGATAGCGACTAGCAAAAGGAAGGGGTGACGGGATGTCATTAGACTCGCACAcgacaagggatgacgggatgTCATTAGACTCGCACAcgacaagggatgacgggatgccatcgGACTCGCATGCGGCCAAGGTAGACGGGGTTGTAGTCTTCTTGGTAATTTTCAATACTGCGTCTGACTGACGAAGGTCCTGGCCCGCTAGAATACTTTCCGAATCTAAATATGGATATTTAAAACAGCAGTAATCTAATAAtagtaaataaatgaataaatatattaaatatATTATAGTAAAAGGCCTTTTCCATTGTTGGTGACATTAGGATCACTTGCCTATTGGAAATTAGAAAAGCAAATAATTTCTAATGAGTTTTTAATAAATCTTAACCTATAGTTTAAGAACCCTTATCACCATTGTTGAATCTATGAAATTATTTGGCTAAAAGGAACCTAAATAGTCCTCGTCCTCTAACACAAGTTGTCGTAGGTGTCGGACTTAGTAGAGGACGTAAATTCGGCGACAGATCATTAGAGGTATTAAGCGCAACTATTCTACAAacaaggtataaatcaacaaaaggttgaaaaggtatgttaaacgactttgtgaaacagagtagttgcgctgacgtttcgagcgttagcccttcgccGGAGCAAAAGATTttaccttgtctacaccatgcctacgcagaccatgtAGTTTatttacagcttgtctgtagtctttctagttatactatTCTTcaaacacgtgacaaagtgataaAAACATCGCGCACATTTTAAgacatttttattcaaaagtaaaaatatttcTACAGTCTTCTCAAAGATGAACTATTTAAAACTATTGTAGCCCGCCACCTTAAAGAGCTATGATACTGGATTTTATTTTCCACT encodes:
- the LOC5520707 gene encoding uromodulin codes for the protein MLAPIFFVIAFLSPRSVSGSLCLTSSQGTSLIGYIFTSLPNMDIYQCFQHCKREPKCQSLNYYISSNTCQLSNRTIAHRPGDARQDSDVVYFENPFKIPLGAVSAMPALSCSEIKQASSTWLSGIYWLVNASSVMQGYCNLTTGLIETCTGSPCQHGGTCHYHGLGNYKCTCNIGFTGANCETEMDECYTYATLTDASRNIYRASPQQLCDSGLGKKWYRFSGAAGTRIATSCPQKNICNTAAPGWLNAYHPSVADGVVSRKVCFHWNSNCCHYEIQIRIKNCGDRFFVYEFPNPPTCNLRYCSQ